From a region of the Zingiber officinale cultivar Zhangliang chromosome 4B, Zo_v1.1, whole genome shotgun sequence genome:
- the LOC121977812 gene encoding uncharacterized protein LOC121977812, which yields MTTPSVQFCMDSSDWLKSIVVGHENSSGSLEHPLTFGELISCTTPVVAAAIAERRLRPQQQQQQEQALKCPRCNSTHTKFCYYNNYSLSQPRYFCKTCRRYWTKGGSLRNVPVGGRCRKNKRSASSDAKKGATLLAPHQLPPALSLGEVQLQLPQYPTNDDNLNFMDPDKYHFDGLNLMEASKHGLGGDVNTLGLCMDGALMAEACHGLKLPLEDGCRGHEVKTGDSSWHNVLPVEWQEPIGFSDGLPLSSSRSWSRI from the exons ATGACAACTCCTTCAGTGCAGTTTTGCATGGACTCCTCTGATTGGCTAAAG AGCATTGTCGTTGGCCATGAAAACAGCTCCGGTTCACTGGAGCACCCCCTGACTTTCGGCGAGCTGATCTCATGCACGACGCCGGTGGTGGCGGCAGCAATCGCTGAGAGAAGGTTGCGGccacagcagcagcagcagcaggagcagGCGCTAAAGTGCCCGCGGTGCAACTCAACGCACACCAAATTCTGCTACTACAACAACTACAGTCTCTCACAGCCACGGTACTTCTGCAAGACCTGCCGCCGCTACTGGACGAAGGGTGGCTCGCTTCGAAACGTCCCCGTCGGTGGCAGATGCCGGAAGAACAAGCGTTCTGCCTCCAGCGACGCCAAGAAGGGAGCGACCTTGCTGGCCCCACATCAGCTGCCGCCGGCATTGTCCTTGGGAGAAGTGCAGTTACAATTGCCACAGTATCCAACGAACGACGACAACTTAAACTTCATGGATCCTGACAAGTACCATTTCGACGGGCTTAATCTCATGGAGGCAAGCAAGCACGGACTTGGAGGAGACGTGAACACGCTTGGGCTTTGCATGGACGGAGCATTAATGGCTGAAGCTTGCCACGGGCTAAAGTTGCCATTGGAAGATGGGTGCAGGGGTCATGAGGTGAAGACTGGCGACAGTTCTTGGCATAATGTTCTTCCCGTAGAGTGGCAGGAGCCGATTGGATTCTCTGATGGCCTGCCATTATCGTCTTCACGATCATGGTCTAGAATATGA